A genomic window from Populus alba chromosome 19, ASM523922v2, whole genome shotgun sequence includes:
- the LOC118052504 gene encoding PHD finger protein At1g33420: MVVNGRPIKRMKRRVTADLYNFLSFPSSPSSSSSPPPPRGPFRSNIRSFLTEHALLPPPSSLFPHLLTWQISFQVGDLVGCGGEEAGGGVVSLDVVEEDVARSRSVYCDQCRVVGWSGHPVCSKRYHFIIKADGNSIGGYHKPCTCCGDVLHLSESRCKTCNHVTTADDVEEWIYHQLEDTTHLLHGVIHANGFGHLLRVNGKEGGSRVLSGVHIMDFWDRLCKTLGVRKVSVMDVSKKYGLEYRLLHAITKGHSWYGDWGYEFGAGSFGLTVYAYRSAVETLSSLPLSIFLSEGQKLQARLLDIIKFYQSLSDRELVNVRDLFCYLISLIHDAHKSPSRVNDSSCKKRCIYASGISSSWSRSDIERVEEAMFRVLRAVSGSNWVSWRALRGAVCKVAPPELLDHCLKEIGGKFAADGMIVRSRCNPSSGAFEYRLEPGDPSLNSPATTGSSVITCPSEGNLIQDLRFLYDNMLHPQTMMIYGPEATSDAFSSARKLLDCKQFMKDYNKCETTVSPSNPPTICLSCEVEIVDQLEENVPDLPPEIIVLPSNATVFDLKLEASRAFQDVYLMFRRFHAEELLGYSGVDDTTQVKLLIGSTESVRVQGRCLGKNGLGKFRMERGTERWTVDCRCGAKDDDGERMLACDVCGVWQHTRCSGIPDSDPVPAKFVCVGCRGGSLVTKPSAVVK; encoded by the exons TCACATGGCAGATCTCGTTTCAAGTCGGTGACTTGGTGGGGTGCGGCGGCGAGGAGGCTGGGGGCGGTGTGGTTTCTTTGGATGTGGTGGAGGAGGATGTGGCTAGATCAAGATCTGTTTACTGTGATCAGTGTCGAGTTGTTG GTTGGAGTGGTCATCCAGTATGCAGTAAGCGTtaccattttattattaaagcTGATGGTAACTCCATTGGTGGGTATCATAAGCCATGCACTTGTTGCGGAGATGTCCTGCATTTGTCTGAATCAAG GTGCAAGACATGCAATCATGTGACAACTGCAGATGATGTTGAAGAGTGGATCTATCACCAGTTGGAAGACACCACTCATCTCTTACATGGTGTCATCCATGCGAATGGTTTTGGGCACCTTCTTAGGGTAAATGGAAAAGAAGGAGGCTCCAGGGTCCTTTCTGGAGTCCATATCATGGACTTTTGGGATCGGTTATGTAAAACTCTTGGAGTCAG AAAGGTCAGTGTGATGGATGTATCAAAGAAGTATGGTTTAGAGTACAGGCTACTTCATGCTATCACCAAAGGCCATTCATGGTATGGTGACTGGGGCTATGAATTTGGTGCTGGTAGTTTTGGTTTGACAGTCTATGCGTATAGGTCAGCTGTTGAAACACTCTCCAGCCTACCTTTGTCCATCTTTCTTTCTGAAGGGCAGAAACTGCAAGCTCGCTTGCTGGATATAATAAAGTTTTACCAATCTTTGTCAGACCGGGAGCTTGTAAATGTTAGAGATCTTTTCTGTTATTTGATAAGTTTGATCCATGATGCTCACAAGTCTCCCTCAAGGGTTAATGATTCTAGCTGCAAGAAGCGCTGTATTTATGCATCAGGGATTTCTTCTTCATGGAGTAGGAGTGATATAGAACGTGTCGAAGAAGCCATGTTTAGAGTACTGAGAGCAGTTTCTGGGTCCAACTGGGTAAGTTGGCGTGCACTTAGAGGTGCTGTTTGCAAAGTGGCTCCTCCAGAGCTCCTTGATCATTGTCTAAAGGAAATAGGAGGGAAATTTGCAGCGGATGGTATGATTGTTAGGTCGCGTTGCAATCCTAGTTCAGGTGCTTTTGAGTACAG ACTGGAACCAGGAGATCCTTCCCTAAATAGCCCTGCTACCACTGGCTCTTCTGTCATTACCTGCCCATCCGAAGGAAACCTTATACAGGACCTGAGATTCCTTTACGATAACATGCTACACCCTCAAACCATGATGATCTATGGACCTGAGGCCACAAGTGATGCATTCAGCTCAGCTAGAAAACTTCTTGACTGCAAGCAGTTCATGAAAGACTACAACAAGTGTGAAACAACGGTGTCACCCTCAAATCCACCTACTATATGCCTGTCATGTGAGGTGGAAATTGTGGATCAGTTGGAAGAAAATGTCCCAGATCTTCCCCCAGAAATAATCGTCTTGCCCTCAAATGCTACAGTTTTTGATCTCAAGCTTGAAGCGTCCAGGGCATTTCAAGATGTGTATCTGATGTTCAGGAGATTTCATGCCGAAGAGCTTCTTGGTTATAGTGGTGTTGATGATACCACCCAGGTCAAGCTCTTGATAGGGTCAACTGAATCTGTGCGAGTACAGGGTAGATGTCTGGGAAAAAATGGTCTTGGTAAATTTAGGATGGAAAGAGGAACTGAGAGATGGACTGTGGACTGCCGCTGCGGTGCTAAGGATGATGATGGAGAAAGAATGTTAGCATGTGATGTTTGTGGAGTGTGGCAGCACACTAGGTGTTCTGGCATCCCAGATTCGGATCCAGTGCCCGCTAAGTTCGTCTGTGTGGGATGCAGAGGCGGCAGCTTGGTGACCAAACCTAGTGCAGTAGTAAAGTGA
- the LOC118052503 gene encoding peroxidase 47: MAMANFLAVFLLMELIAGGYRDGADGLTMNYYVFSCPFAEAIVRNTVTSALRSDPTLAAGLVRMHFHDCWIQGCDGSVLIDSTKDNRAEKESPGNQSVRGFELIDDVKEQLEKQCPGVVSCADIVAMAAREAVALSGGPVYDIPKGRKDGRRSKVEDTLIAPAPTFNASELVRVFGLRGFSAQDMVALSGGHTLGVARCLTFKNRLSDPVDPTMDSDFSKTLSKTCSGGDNAEQTFDMTRNNFDNFYFQALQRKSGVLFSDQTLYNNPITKSIVKGYAMNQAKFFLDFEQAMVKMSLLDVKEGSQGEVRADCRKIN, encoded by the exons ATGGCTATGGCTAATTTTCTTGCTGTGTTTTTATTGATGGAGTTAATAGCAGGTGGTTACAGAGATGGAGCAGATGGCCTCACCATGAACTACTACGTTTTCAGCTGCCCATTTGCTGAGGCAATTGTGAGGAACACAGTAACAAGTGCTTTGCGGTCTGATCCTACCTTAGCAGCTGGTCTTGTTAGAATGCATTTCCATGATTGCTGGATACAA ggATGTGATGGGTCTGTGCTGATTGACTCAACAAAGGATAACAGAGCAGAGAAGGAATCTCCAGGAAATCAAAGCGTGAGAGGCTTTGAACTCATTGATGATGTAAAGGAGCAACTTGAAAAGCAATGCCCTGGTGTTGTCTCATGCGCTGACATTGTTGCAATGGCTGCTAGAGAGGCTGTTGCTTTG TCAGGAGGTCCAGTATATGACAtaccaaaaggaagaaaagatggAAGGAGGTCTAAGGTTGAAGATACTCTCATTGCGCCTGCTCCAACTTTTAATGCCTCGGAGCTCGTTAGAGTCTTTGGCCTCCGTGGTTTTAGTGCCCAAGACATGGTTGCCTTGTCTG GGGGGCACACACTAGGGGTGGCAAGGTGTTTAACGTTCAAAAATAGGTTGAGTGACCCTGTTGATCCGACAATGGATTCAGACTTTTCAAAGACTTTGTCCAAAACATGTAGTGGTGGAGACAATGCAGAACAAACATTTGATATGAcaagaaataattttgataacttCTACTTCCAAGCACTGCAGAGGAAATCGGGAGTTCTTTTTTCAGACCAAACCCTATACAATAATccaataacaaaatcaattgtCAAGGGCTACGCTATGAACCAGGCTAAgtttttccttgattttgaaCAGGCAATGGTGAAAATGAGCTTGCTCGATGTCAAGGAGGGATCACAAGGAGAAGTAAGAGCAGATTGTCGTAAAATTAACTGA